A part of Lacibacter sp. H407 genomic DNA contains:
- a CDS encoding PKD domain-containing protein, translating to MKQALFAILFVIIIAAIAVSCKKKYSCLECNSIITNKPPVACAGNDQTTTLPVNMVLLDGSCSTDPDSKIVSYLWTKIAGPSSYNITNPTIVQTQVNNLAEGTFLFQLKITDAGGLSSMDTIQIIVNKQIDTPQVNIYISGDDNGMPVYWRNGQVVRLGSLTNSIARSIALVGNDVYVVGDQSDMNPYSKVKYWKNGQEVLLPEPVGSSANSIAIEGNDVYIAGWQWSGSKFVAMYWKNGQPIALTNGLTNAEATSITVVGANVYVAGQENGVAKYWKNFQPVTLTDGSQQAYANSIAVVGNDVYVAGSESNGTAHVAKYWKNGQAVSLTNGTAVHAVANSIVVIGNDVYVAGWEGDFLGRVGGTGSVAKYWKNGQAVSLTNGTTYSYATSLAVDGSDVYVAGYEGSTSLSAKYWKNGQAISLTGTNASLATGILVVPR from the coding sequence ATGAAACAGGCTTTGTTTGCTATACTCTTTGTAATAATAATTGCTGCAATTGCTGTGTCTTGCAAGAAAAAGTATTCCTGTCTCGAATGCAACAGCATCATTACAAACAAGCCCCCTGTTGCTTGTGCGGGCAACGATCAAACAACTACGTTGCCTGTTAACATGGTTTTGCTGGACGGGAGTTGCTCCACTGATCCTGATAGTAAAATTGTAAGTTATCTCTGGACGAAAATAGCCGGCCCATCTTCATATAATATCACCAATCCAACTATTGTACAAACACAAGTAAATAATTTGGCAGAAGGTACTTTCCTGTTCCAATTAAAAATTACAGATGCTGGCGGATTATCATCCATGGATACCATACAGATAATTGTAAATAAACAAATTGATACGCCGCAGGTAAACATTTATATAAGTGGTGATGATAACGGGATGCCGGTATATTGGCGAAACGGTCAGGTGGTACGACTCGGTTCTTTAACTAATTCTATTGCACGATCTATTGCTCTTGTTGGTAACGATGTGTATGTAGTGGGGGATCAAAGTGATATGAATCCTTATAGCAAGGTCAAGTATTGGAAAAATGGCCAGGAGGTATTGCTTCCTGAGCCAGTTGGTTCATCTGCTAATTCAATTGCTATTGAAGGTAACGATGTATATATAGCAGGGTGGCAATGGAGTGGATCTAAATTCGTAGCGATGTACTGGAAAAATGGCCAACCCATTGCACTTACCAATGGGCTTACAAATGCTGAAGCAACAAGCATAACGGTGGTAGGCGCAAATGTATATGTTGCCGGTCAGGAAAATGGAGTTGCTAAATATTGGAAAAATTTTCAACCCGTTACTCTTACAGATGGATCACAGCAGGCTTACGCAAATTCAATTGCAGTTGTTGGAAATGATGTTTATGTAGCAGGCTCGGAATCAAACGGAACTGCTCATGTGGCGAAGTACTGGAAAAACGGGCAGGCGGTTTCGCTTACAAACGGAACAGCAGTTCATGCTGTTGCCAATTCAATTGTTGTTATTGGAAATGATGTTTATGTAGCAGGTTGGGAAGGCGATTTTTTGGGTAGAGTTGGGGGAACAGGTTCAGTTGCCAAGTACTGGAAAAACGGTCAAGCTGTGTCACTTACAAACGGAACAACCTATTCATATGCAACATCACTTGCTGTTGATGGAAGCGACGTTTATGTAGCAGGATATGAAGGGAGTACTTCTCTTAGTGCTAAATACTGGAAAAATGGACAAGCAATTTCGCTAACAGGAACAAATGCCAGCCTTGCAACAGGCATTCTTGTTGTTCCCCGTTAG
- a CDS encoding PKD domain-containing protein, whose product MKQFISMLLLLFIFISGCEKEERITGYSTNTISTPTVIINTAPAAFAGPDFYIVLPADSLLLKGRVHDTPSDDIVQHSWKEISGPSRSTIDSPDLLQTKVRNLLKGTYQFELTVVDKGGLIGKDTVTVDMRDPMDPGSELIFTNLEWIFPWYAGVEVQNIYWYPAPKKVFIQRGFDSTWVEVNYISDSYTNNLYEYFIEKRPEGAGMYSYGSLYVFYYGSNTDDSPKVKIQF is encoded by the coding sequence ATGAAGCAGTTTATCTCAATGCTGTTGTTGCTTTTTATTTTTATCTCCGGCTGCGAAAAGGAGGAACGCATTACAGGATATTCTACTAACACAATAAGTACTCCAACTGTAATAATAAATACTGCACCTGCGGCATTTGCCGGGCCAGATTTTTATATTGTGTTACCTGCTGACTCATTACTATTAAAAGGAAGGGTCCACGATACTCCTTCTGATGATATTGTACAACATAGCTGGAAGGAAATTTCCGGGCCATCTCGTAGTACAATTGACAGTCCCGACTTGTTGCAAACAAAGGTGCGTAATCTGTTAAAAGGAACTTATCAGTTCGAATTAACTGTTGTTGACAAAGGTGGGCTAATTGGAAAGGATACTGTTACTGTAGATATGAGGGATCCAATGGATCCAGGTTCAGAATTGATCTTCACAAATCTGGAATGGATATTTCCCTGGTATGCAGGAGTTGAAGTTCAAAATATCTATTGGTATCCAGCTCCCAAAAAAGTATTTATACAAAGAGGTTTTGACTCTACATGGGTAGAGGTAAACTATATTTCAGACAGCTATACCAACAATCTATATGAATACTTTATAGAAAAAAGGCCAGAGGGTGCCGGTATGTACAGCTATGGCAGTTTATATGTTTTTTATTATGGCAGCAATACAGATGATAGTCCGAAAGTGAAAATTCAATTTTAG
- a CDS encoding PKD domain-containing protein translates to MQKSNLLFLLFFVLLFISCKNEATLPSAVNQSPNAPKAFAGTDIFMIFPVNSCTLKGATYYPQSIQTISWNKIGGTGSFVIENSGSFVTDVRDLETGIHLFELTIISKAGLTGKDTVSVTVFKETKGENELIFEDRQWSCPMGCNIRIENFHSFIPAGTAFKVYVKRDLFTEWVEAMSGSWSKYMWTIYNNGLEILEDQTENPEDTPDVKIVF, encoded by the coding sequence ATGCAAAAATCTAACTTGTTATTCCTGCTGTTTTTTGTACTGCTTTTTATTTCCTGCAAAAATGAAGCAACACTTCCATCTGCTGTAAATCAATCTCCAAATGCTCCAAAAGCGTTTGCAGGTACAGATATCTTTATGATATTTCCTGTTAATTCGTGTACACTGAAAGGGGCGACTTATTATCCACAAAGCATTCAAACTATTTCTTGGAATAAGATTGGAGGTACCGGTTCTTTCGTCATAGAAAATTCAGGTTCATTTGTTACAGATGTACGTGATCTCGAAACGGGGATCCACTTATTTGAACTGACTATTATAAGCAAAGCAGGGTTAACCGGTAAAGACACTGTTTCTGTAACTGTATTTAAAGAAACAAAAGGGGAAAATGAACTCATTTTTGAAGATCGGCAGTGGAGCTGCCCGATGGGTTGCAACATACGAATTGAAAATTTCCACTCGTTCATACCTGCTGGTACTGCATTTAAGGTGTATGTAAAAAGAGACTTGTTTACTGAGTGGGTTGAAGCAATGAGTGGTAGCTGGAGCAAATACATGTGGACCATCTATAATAATGGGTTGGAGATACTGGAAGATCAAACCGAGAATCCGGAAGATACACCTGATGTAAAGATTGTTTTTTAG
- a CDS encoding helix-turn-helix domain-containing protein, whose amino-acid sequence MISRNIQPAPELREYIYRYRLRHFYFDGTKTVPLKPFPPRPEQCIVFYPRGAETIEYPSSSITVQRPRSIISGQFTERINRLITTPEFLMISVEFRPGALHRLTGLNFAELTNKCEDAEAMFSPELYGINSRLSGASSYEEMIMIIEEYLKVLAVRSSRPLIAADYILDGLINSGEILTVDQLSKKAYLSPRQLERKVMERIGVCPKTFLKLSRFHKSLLLRYAHPERNWFSIAIESGYNDYQHLVKEYKTYTVTTPNLFITEEFRSPGRILGLTK is encoded by the coding sequence ATGATATCCCGTAACATACAACCAGCTCCGGAATTACGGGAGTATATTTATCGTTACCGCTTACGTCATTTTTATTTTGATGGTACTAAAACAGTTCCGCTAAAACCTTTCCCACCGCGGCCGGAGCAATGCATTGTTTTTTATCCCCGGGGCGCTGAAACAATTGAATATCCCTCCAGCAGCATAACTGTACAGAGGCCACGTTCCATTATTTCAGGACAGTTTACTGAAAGGATCAACCGGTTAATTACTACACCCGAATTTTTGATGATATCGGTTGAGTTCCGGCCGGGCGCACTGCACCGGCTCACCGGACTGAATTTTGCTGAGCTAACAAATAAGTGTGAAGATGCAGAAGCGATGTTTTCTCCGGAACTTTACGGCATCAACTCCCGGTTATCCGGTGCAAGCTCTTATGAAGAAATGATCATGATCATTGAAGAATATTTGAAAGTACTGGCTGTAAGATCTTCAAGACCGCTCATTGCTGCAGACTATATTTTAGATGGTCTTATCAACTCAGGTGAAATTCTTACTGTTGATCAGCTTTCAAAAAAAGCCTATCTGTCGCCCAGGCAACTTGAACGGAAAGTAATGGAACGGATTGGAGTTTGTCCAAAAACATTTCTTAAACTTTCACGGTTTCACAAGTCGCTATTGCTGCGCTATGCACATCCTGAACGAAACTGGTTTTCGATTGCAATCGAAAGCGGCTACAATGATTACCAGCATTTGGTAAAGGAATACAAGACCTACACAGTTACTACACCCAATCTTTTTATTACGGAAGAATTTCGCTCACCCGGCAGAATTCTGGGCCTTACCAAATAA
- a CDS encoding SgcJ/EcaC family oxidoreductase, giving the protein MQDSIITGIEEFSSSHPHADSIIQILNEQARGWNEGNAEMYANAFSEDGSFTNIFGMFFKGHQTFFQKHDMILKNVFKNSRFEYKLVHLQFPVDEVAVVETLITVSAFNKSGSFNLIHTDKEGRMFTRLVQVMVKKINSWKIISYHNLDIKEGIAIPELV; this is encoded by the coding sequence ATGCAGGATAGCATAATAACCGGCATAGAAGAATTTTCATCATCGCATCCGCATGCTGATTCCATAATACAAATTCTCAATGAGCAGGCCAGGGGCTGGAACGAAGGGAATGCAGAAATGTATGCGAATGCATTTTCAGAAGATGGAAGTTTCACAAATATTTTTGGAATGTTTTTTAAGGGGCATCAAACCTTCTTTCAAAAACACGACATGATTTTAAAGAATGTATTCAAAAACTCTCGGTTCGAATACAAATTGGTTCACTTGCAATTTCCGGTTGATGAGGTGGCCGTTGTGGAAACATTAATAACTGTATCGGCATTTAATAAGTCAGGCTCTTTTAATCTGATCCACACAGATAAGGAAGGACGGATGTTTACGAGATTGGTTCAGGTGATGGTAAAGAAAATAAATAGTTGGAAAATTATATCCTATCATAATCTTGATATAAAGGAAGGCATTGCTATACCGGAGTTAGTATAA
- a CDS encoding ChaN family lipoprotein: MQKLFFTTVLVFICSILLAQQKPAYVLYNAKGKKVSYGSMLKQLIKQDMVLIGEFHNNPISHWLQLEITKDAKQHRNLILGAEMFEQDNQAALDQYLQGKLSAKGLDSAARLWPNYKTDYAPLVNFAKTNNIAFAATNIPRRYAALVSKSGVAALDTLPDAEKKWIAPLPFSFDSTLAGYKNMMTMMAGHGSMNMVRAQASKDATMAHFMWKYFVPGSLFIHYNGSYHSDKHDGKASADYDGIVWYLKQAHPELKIATVTTVLQKDIHTLLAEHKFKADYIICVDEDMTTTY; the protein is encoded by the coding sequence ATGCAGAAACTCTTTTTTACCACCGTACTCGTTTTTATCTGCTCAATTCTTTTAGCACAACAAAAACCGGCCTATGTGTTATACAATGCCAAGGGAAAGAAAGTGAGTTATGGCAGTATGCTCAAGCAGTTGATCAAACAGGATATGGTGCTTATTGGCGAGTTTCATAATAATCCCATCAGCCATTGGCTGCAACTGGAAATCACCAAAGATGCAAAGCAGCATCGCAATTTGATATTAGGCGCTGAAATGTTTGAACAGGATAATCAAGCCGCACTTGATCAATACCTGCAAGGGAAATTATCGGCCAAAGGACTCGATTCAGCTGCAAGGTTATGGCCCAACTATAAAACCGATTATGCACCACTCGTCAATTTTGCAAAAACAAACAACATCGCATTTGCAGCTACGAATATTCCACGCAGGTATGCAGCTTTGGTTTCCAAATCCGGCGTTGCAGCATTGGATACACTTCCCGATGCAGAGAAAAAATGGATCGCACCATTGCCGTTTTCGTTTGATTCTACATTGGCAGGATACAAAAACATGATGACGATGATGGCCGGTCACGGCTCCATGAATATGGTGCGGGCACAGGCGTCGAAAGATGCGACCATGGCGCATTTTATGTGGAAGTATTTTGTGCCCGGTAGTTTGTTTATTCATTACAACGGCAGCTATCATTCCGATAAACATGATGGCAAAGCCTCTGCTGATTACGATGGTATTGTGTGGTATCTCAAACAGGCACATCCCGAACTAAAGATCGCAACGGTAACAACTGTTTTGCAGAAAGACATCCATACATTATTGGCCGAACATAAGTTTAAAGCCGATTATATTATTTGTGTAGATGAAGATATGACCACGACGTATTGA
- a CDS encoding DUF2200 domain-containing protein, with product MNSTAHHDDRIAKMTFASVYPHYVTKVEKKGRTKEELHQVIEWLTGYNEKKLQKLIDEKVTFEQFFQQAKLHANAHLITGVICGYRVEEIQNPLTQQTRYLDKLVDELAKGRKMEKILREA from the coding sequence ATGAACAGCACAGCTCATCATGACGATCGTATTGCAAAAATGACCTTCGCATCGGTATATCCTCATTATGTTACAAAGGTGGAAAAGAAAGGACGAACAAAAGAAGAGCTGCACCAGGTAATTGAATGGCTTACCGGATATAATGAAAAGAAGCTGCAGAAGCTAATTGACGAAAAAGTAACTTTTGAACAATTTTTTCAGCAGGCAAAGCTCCATGCCAATGCGCATCTTATTACAGGGGTTATCTGTGGTTATCGGGTAGAAGAAATTCAAAATCCATTAACACAACAGACCCGCTATCTTGATAAGTTAGTTGATGAGTTGGCCAAAGGCCGTAAAATGGAAAAGATATTAAGAGAAGCCTGA
- a CDS encoding DUF1801 domain-containing protein, which produces MHTDIKSYNNKQTAADKVICNRLATIIDSELSEAESKVWHAHPVWFLEGNPIVGYSKQKPGIRLMFWSGASFEEDGLNVVGKKFKDASVFYNNVSEIDEAQLKRWLKKASAIQWDYKNIVKRKGQLERLK; this is translated from the coding sequence ATGCATACCGACATCAAATCATACAACAACAAGCAAACTGCTGCCGACAAAGTAATTTGTAACCGTCTTGCAACTATCATTGACAGTGAACTTTCTGAAGCGGAAAGTAAAGTATGGCATGCCCACCCGGTTTGGTTTTTGGAAGGCAATCCAATTGTTGGGTACAGTAAACAAAAGCCGGGTATCCGGTTAATGTTTTGGAGTGGTGCTTCTTTTGAAGAAGATGGTTTGAATGTGGTGGGCAAAAAATTTAAAGACGCATCTGTTTTCTACAACAACGTTTCCGAAATTGATGAGGCTCAACTAAAGCGTTGGCTGAAAAAAGCAAGCGCTATTCAATGGGATTACAAAAATATCGTAAAACGGAAAGGACAACTGGAACGATTGAAATAA
- a CDS encoding ABC transporter permease, translated as MLKKSATPYKVGNLYSQKPLVLQPFKDKDLNIASFIARRLVFQKNQSFSRFIIRLSTVATAISVAVMILAFAFVEGFQYTVSSKVFSFWGHLRVQQQQSSASGLAEELPVEQNDSVYQILKSHPNVQLVDAFATKSAMLKTNETIEGVLLKGVDKQFSSKRLQPFMQEGKWLAFDDSVQNNEIVISTYTAKQINAKVGDRILIYFIDNNSTAPRVRPVTVSGIYKTGIEEYDKTFAIIDMNLIRRLNGWSNTQIGGYEITLKDYRTDYKTNNQLLDQLPVVWFSTPLREIYPNIFDWLALQSTNKTVILIIMCIVAVINLISCLIILVLERSRMIGLLKATGATNGQVQVIFWNQALIITLVGLTLGTVLGLGICWLQQTTGFIKLDEAAYYVSTAPIRVLWWQVVLINVVTFVVSFLILFIPSLLVRKMSPVKALRFE; from the coding sequence ATGCTGAAAAAATCTGCAACCCCATACAAGGTTGGCAACCTTTATTCACAGAAACCATTAGTTTTACAACCTTTCAAAGATAAAGATTTGAACATTGCCTCCTTTATAGCACGCCGGTTGGTTTTTCAAAAGAATCAATCCTTTTCAAGGTTCATCATCCGCTTGTCAACGGTGGCCACAGCCATCAGTGTAGCAGTCATGATCCTGGCCTTTGCATTTGTAGAAGGCTTTCAATACACCGTCAGCAGCAAAGTATTCAGCTTTTGGGGACACTTGCGGGTACAGCAGCAACAATCGTCAGCTTCGGGTTTGGCAGAAGAATTGCCGGTGGAGCAAAACGATTCGGTTTATCAAATCCTCAAATCACATCCCAATGTGCAACTGGTGGATGCATTTGCAACCAAATCGGCAATGTTGAAAACCAATGAAACCATTGAAGGGGTATTGTTGAAAGGAGTGGACAAACAATTTTCCAGCAAACGGTTACAACCTTTCATGCAGGAAGGAAAGTGGCTGGCGTTTGACGATAGTGTACAGAACAACGAGATCGTTATTTCAACGTACACGGCCAAGCAGATCAATGCCAAAGTGGGCGACCGGATCCTTATTTATTTTATTGATAACAACAGCACGGCCCCCCGTGTGCGGCCTGTTACCGTAAGCGGTATTTATAAAACAGGGATCGAGGAATACGATAAAACATTTGCGATCATTGATATGAATCTCATCCGGCGTTTAAACGGATGGAGTAATACACAGATCGGGGGTTATGAAATAACCTTGAAAGATTACCGCACCGATTACAAAACCAACAATCAACTGCTCGATCAGTTACCTGTTGTTTGGTTCAGTACACCGCTGCGTGAAATTTATCCGAACATCTTCGATTGGCTGGCATTACAAAGCACCAATAAAACGGTGATCTTAATCATCATGTGTATTGTAGCAGTCATCAATTTAATTTCCTGCTTAATTATTCTTGTACTTGAACGCTCTCGTATGATAGGGTTGCTCAAAGCCACCGGTGCAACTAACGGGCAGGTACAGGTGATTTTCTGGAACCAGGCATTGATCATTACTTTGGTAGGATTAACATTAGGCACCGTGTTGGGTCTTGGTATTTGCTGGCTGCAACAAACAACAGGCTTTATTAAACTGGATGAAGCTGCGTACTATGTTTCTACTGCACCCATTCGTGTATTGTGGTGGCAGGTAGTGCTCATCAACGTCGTTACATTTGTCGTAAGCTTTTTAATTTTATTTATTCCTTCGTTGTTGGTGAGGAAGATGAGTCCGGTGAAGGCGCTGCGGTTTGAGTGA
- a CDS encoding type IX secretion system plug protein, whose protein sequence is MHQIKRLFPFLVSGFFFCSTVAAQQADKIYKSNIRSVKFHAKGDQLSYPIMRLNSNDQLELHFDDMDADVKYYSYTFALCNADWTPAMVSQFDYMKGFSNVRINTYRNSSLVLTRYTHYTCNLPDRNTSPTKSGNYILKVFVNGDTSQVAFTKRFLVLDTRITAGATVVQPFNTFIGKTHQKLQFSVNAQNIKPTNIFQQIKVVILQNYRWDNSITNLQPTFIRQNILEYNTENQALFPAQKEWRWVDLTSFRLQTDRVEKGDYTNTGQTLYIKPEGERKDLRYMYYRDFNGFYQLMNIEQNNPYWQGDYATVLFRYSTPDRSAIPNKDLYIFGEFTNYELTDANRLIFNEETGMYENKQMLKQALYDYIYVTKDKKTNEVSTEVTEGNWWEAENTYTILVYYKPLGGRVDELVGMMQVNSLANRPNFNNNRIL, encoded by the coding sequence ATGCACCAGATCAAACGCCTTTTTCCTTTTCTTGTTTCAGGTTTCTTTTTCTGCAGCACCGTTGCTGCACAGCAGGCCGATAAAATATACAAAAGCAATATCCGTTCGGTCAAGTTCCATGCAAAAGGCGATCAGCTGAGCTACCCCATTATGCGGTTGAACAGTAACGATCAGCTGGAGCTTCATTTTGATGATATGGATGCCGATGTAAAATATTATTCCTACACATTTGCACTTTGCAATGCCGACTGGACACCCGCCATGGTAAGTCAGTTCGATTATATGAAAGGATTTTCGAACGTACGCATCAACACCTATCGCAATTCTTCGCTTGTACTTACCCGTTATACGCATTATACCTGCAACCTGCCCGACCGGAATACATCGCCCACCAAAAGCGGCAATTATATTTTGAAAGTTTTTGTAAATGGCGATACATCGCAAGTGGCATTTACCAAGCGTTTTTTGGTGCTTGATACAAGAATTACTGCCGGCGCTACAGTAGTGCAGCCGTTCAATACGTTTATTGGTAAAACACATCAGAAATTACAGTTCAGCGTTAATGCACAAAACATTAAACCCACCAATATTTTTCAACAGATCAAAGTAGTGATTCTGCAGAACTATCGTTGGGATAATAGTATTACCAACCTTCAGCCAACATTTATCCGCCAGAATATTCTTGAATACAATACCGAAAACCAGGCATTGTTTCCGGCACAGAAAGAATGGCGATGGGTTGATCTTACAAGTTTCCGTTTACAAACCGATCGTGTAGAGAAAGGTGATTATACCAACACGGGACAAACATTATACATAAAACCTGAAGGCGAACGGAAAGATCTGCGGTACATGTACTACCGGGATTTCAATGGCTTTTACCAGTTGATGAATATTGAACAGAACAATCCGTATTGGCAGGGCGATTATGCAACAGTATTGTTCCGCTATTCAACGCCCGATCGTTCAGCGATACCCAATAAAGATTTGTACATTTTTGGTGAGTTTACCAACTATGAATTAACGGATGCCAATCGCTTAATTTTTAATGAAGAAACAGGCATGTACGAAAACAAACAGATGTTGAAGCAAGCTTTGTACGATTATATTTATGTAACGAAGGATAAAAAAACAAATGAGGTAAGCACCGAAGTAACAGAAGGCAACTGGTGGGAAGCAGAGAACACATACACCATTCTTGTGTATTACAAACCATTGGGCGGACGTGTTGATGAATTAGTTGGCATGATGCAGGTAAACTCGTTGGCAAACAGACCGAACTTTAATAACAACAGAATATTGTAA
- the fsa gene encoding fructose-6-phosphate aldolase, giving the protein MKFFIDTADLAQIKEANELGILDGVTTNPSLMAKVGIKGTDAIMQHYKTICELVDGDISAEVISTDFAGMVEEGKKLAAIHPNIVVKVPMIKDGIKALKYFSDNGIKTNCTLVFSAGQAILAAKAGATYVSPFIGRIDDGGWDGMELIGQIANIYSLQGFETEILAASIRTPLHIIQAAELGANVCTCPLSSILGLLKHPLTDIGLAQFLEDAKKFQ; this is encoded by the coding sequence ATGAAATTTTTTATTGACACGGCCGACCTCGCCCAAATCAAAGAAGCCAATGAATTAGGAATTCTTGATGGCGTTACTACCAATCCTTCGTTAATGGCCAAAGTAGGCATTAAAGGAACCGATGCCATCATGCAGCATTACAAAACCATTTGCGAATTGGTGGATGGCGATATCAGTGCAGAAGTGATCAGCACCGATTTTGCAGGCATGGTTGAAGAAGGTAAAAAACTGGCTGCAATTCACCCAAACATTGTGGTGAAAGTGCCGATGATCAAAGATGGTATTAAAGCCTTAAAATATTTTAGCGATAACGGTATTAAAACCAACTGTACGTTAGTATTCAGTGCGGGCCAGGCAATTCTTGCGGCAAAAGCAGGTGCTACATATGTATCTCCTTTTATTGGCCGTATTGACGATGGCGGTTGGGATGGTATGGAGTTGATCGGTCAAATTGCTAATATCTACTCATTGCAGGGTTTTGAAACAGAAATTCTTGCCGCATCGATCCGCACACCGTTGCACATTATCCAGGCAGCTGAATTAGGCGCAAATGTTTGTACCTGTCCGTTGAGTTCAATCCTTGGTTTGTTAAAACACCCGTTAACAGATATTGGCTTGGCGCAATTTTTAGAAGATGCAAAGAAGTTTCAATAA
- a CDS encoding Sir2 family NAD-dependent protein deacetylase has translation MHKKKLVVLTGAGISAESGLRTFRDSDGLWEGYQIEDVATPRAWRKNPQLVLDFYNYRRKDVLNAQPNAAHIGLAELENDFDVTIITQNIDDLHERGGSTNILHLHGQILKMRSERDEHLIYDVKGDIMLGDKAEDGAQLRPHIVWFEEAVPMIEEAVPIVEKADFFAVVGTSLIVYPAAGLITIAADAIPKFIVDKKIPYTSAIENVTAIEKPATEGVKELRERLLSFL, from the coding sequence ATGCACAAAAAGAAACTGGTTGTACTCACCGGAGCAGGCATCAGTGCCGAGAGTGGCTTGCGTACATTTCGTGACAGTGATGGTTTATGGGAAGGTTATCAAATAGAAGATGTTGCCACACCACGTGCATGGCGAAAGAATCCGCAACTGGTGCTTGATTTTTATAATTACAGAAGAAAGGATGTGTTGAACGCCCAACCCAATGCAGCACATATTGGTTTAGCTGAATTGGAAAATGATTTTGATGTTACCATCATCACACAAAACATTGACGACTTGCACGAACGTGGCGGCTCCACCAATATTCTTCATCTGCATGGGCAGATACTAAAAATGCGTAGCGAACGTGACGAGCATTTGATCTATGATGTTAAAGGTGATATTATGCTAGGAGATAAAGCGGAGGATGGTGCACAGCTTCGTCCGCATATTGTATGGTTTGAAGAAGCGGTGCCGATGATTGAAGAAGCTGTGCCCATTGTAGAGAAAGCCGATTTTTTTGCAGTAGTCGGCACATCATTAATTGTTTACCCGGCAGCCGGATTAATTACTATAGCTGCAGATGCTATTCCCAAATTCATTGTCGATAAAAAGATTCCATATACATCTGCAATAGAGAATGTAACTGCGATTGAAAAACCGGCAACAGAAGGAGTGAAGGAATTACGGGAACGATTATTATCTTTCCTCTAA
- a CDS encoding flavin reductase family protein → MAFFSLADIQSWERFYRGNFINSLSGFKSASLIATVNNEGVSNLAIFSNIVHIGADPALIGFVNRPREAAPHTLGNIEETGAYTINLIPANLIEQAHQTSAKYAESEFNAVGLTEELTEHSKAPFVFESPVKYAMELKEIIPIKFNNTFFVIGAVTAVFADEQILAADGFLDLEKANIITSLGIDGYYATEKLARYSYAKPGKELTRID, encoded by the coding sequence ATGGCTTTCTTCAGTTTGGCAGATATTCAGAGTTGGGAACGTTTTTACAGAGGTAATTTCATCAACAGTCTCAGTGGTTTTAAAAGTGCCAGTTTAATTGCGACTGTTAACAATGAAGGAGTCAGTAATCTCGCTATTTTCAGCAATATTGTACATATCGGAGCTGATCCTGCACTCATCGGGTTTGTAAACCGACCACGTGAAGCTGCGCCGCATACACTCGGGAATATTGAAGAAACGGGAGCATATACTATCAATCTTATTCCTGCAAATCTCATTGAACAGGCGCATCAAACCAGTGCAAAGTATGCAGAGAGTGAATTTAACGCTGTTGGGTTAACCGAAGAATTGACGGAACACAGCAAAGCTCCATTTGTGTTTGAAAGTCCGGTGAAATATGCCATGGAATTAAAAGAGATCATTCCCATCAAATTCAACAATACATTTTTTGTGATTGGTGCAGTTACAGCTGTGTTTGCAGATGAACAGATATTGGCTGCTGATGGTTTTCTTGATTTGGAGAAAGCCAACATCATTACTTCACTCGGTATTGATGGGTATTATGCAACGGAGAAGCTGGCAAGGTACAGTTATGCAAAGCCGGGCAAAGAACTTACCCGCATCGATTAA